The Pyrenophora tritici-repentis strain M4 chromosome 2, whole genome shotgun sequence genome window below encodes:
- a CDS encoding CFEM domain containing protein, producing MSTSYSSRWSLWSAILHILTLVACLHEAYALPQAMLTRQSDVSLDSLNLPSCALSCFLKHILHDGCVDDTDFDCHCAAGNLLQTASACISQGCDKAEQDDAFAKVSRGCQEVLRDGVSRQVILVTSVSSRKVETLGPDVTSSTVANTVPTVTVATRTGSPACPGCTGSPSTILSRTKTSSFPQPTDSALVSPTPSVPPMREATPTPVSTDSPVPPISQSGLLSDGAKAGLAAGFMFMLVSAFLGLGWYIRRLKRKLRVVQQIASKTPDDAASTYGEEFNPMEPIHRTRQPSWTRGSIGSSNGPMSPFIPQLRSTEEITTMTANYAGASNAPYPHVLSIVIEQEEEDSSSIKEPVPGQKEGLSGPLELDGAHTGLFEMPLAVTPRGSSMEQGRDGQI from the coding sequence TCATCAAGATGGTCACTCTGGAGCGCTATCTTACATATCCTCACACTCGTCGCATGCCTTCACGAAGCCTATGCGCTACCACAAGCGATGCTCACTCGCCAGTCAGATGTATCGCTCGACTCGCTCAATCTCCCCTCGTGTGCACTTTCGTGCTTCCTCAAGCATATACTCCACGATGGCTGTGTAGACGACACAGACTTTGATTGTCACTGTGCAGCAGGGAATCTTCTTCAGACAGCCTCGGCGTGCATATCACAAGGATGCGACAAGGCTGAGCAGGACGATGCCTTTGCAAAAGTATCACGGGGCTGCCAAGAAGTACTGAGGGATGGAGTCAGTCGGCAAGTGATCTTGGTGACCAGTGTATCGAGTAGAAAGGTAGAGACTCTTGGTCCGGATGTCACGTCATCCACCGTCGCAAACACAGTTCCAACTGTCACAGTCGCGACACGCACAGGTTCTCCAGCATGTCCAGGATGTACAGGATCTCCTTCGACCATACTATCACGGACAAAGACGAGCTCATTCCCGCAGCCTACAGATTCCGCCTTGGTCTCCCCCACACCCAGCGTCCCTCCCATGCGAGAAGCCACCCCGACACCAGTGTCTACAGACTCGCCTGTTCCTCCAATTTCGCAATCAGGCCTCCTCTCCGATGGCGCAAAAGCTGGACTAGCAGCCGGCTTCATGTTCATGCTGGTTTCCGCCTTCCTCGGTCTAGGCTGGTACATCCGGCGCCTGAAGAGGAAGTTGCGCGTTGTTCAGCAAATCGCGTCTAAGACACCCGACGATGCAGCATCAACGTATGGCGAGGAATTCAATCCAATGGAACCTATTCACCGAACCCGCCAACCAAGCTGGACACGAGGCAGTATTGGCAGCAGCAATGGCCCCATGAGCCCCTTCATCCCGCAATTGCGCAGCACCGAGGAAATCACCACGATGACTGCCAACTACGCCGGCGCCTCCAACGCGCCCTACCCACACGTCCTAAGCATCGTCATCGAgcaggaagaagaagatagCAGCAGCATCAAAGAGCCTGTCCCCGGCCAGAAGGAGGGCCTTAGTGGGCCACTGGAGCTTGACGGTGCGCACACGGGTCTGTTTGAGATGCCTTTGGCTGTTACACCCAGGGGCAGCAGCATGGAGCAGGGACGTGATGGTCAGATTTGA